The genomic segment CAAAATGTCAACAAGGTGGCGACAGCCATTCACCTTCGTTTTGATGTGGTTCAGTCTTCTCTGAGCGATGTTCAGAAAAGCCGGATCCTGGGTGGTGGCGACCACCACCTCACCGCCGATGGCGTCATCATCATCAAATCCCAGGCCTTTCGCAGCCAGGAACAAAACCGCCGGGCGGCAGAAGAACGTCTGGCAAAGATTATCGCCGCCGCCATGGTCGTGCAAAAGTCACGGCGAGCCACAAAACCCTCCAAGAGGGCACG from the Desulfotalea psychrophila LSv54 genome contains:
- the arfB gene encoding alternative ribosome rescue aminoacyl-tRNA hydrolase ArfB; the encoded protein is MPDIRIGNITIPEYEVETTAIRAQGSGGQNVNKVATAIHLRFDVVQSSLSDVQKSRILGGGDHHLTADGVIIIKSQAFRSQEQNRRAAEERLAKIIAAAMVVQKSRRATKPSKRARKKRMESKKQKGSTKKLRGKVDY